The Methanohalophilus portucalensis DNA window TGGTGCTGTTGTCGTGCTTTTAACACGCAGTGGTGCCATAAATTGTGAAAGCCAGAAAACAGCAGACATAGAACGTTTGAACAGGCTGGAAAGTGAAGTAAAGGATACCAAAAAAATGGTAGAAGAAATTAAAGATAAACTTGACGAAATATAATTTGGTTTAAACTTTAGTATAAAGGGTACAACCCATGCAAAAAAAACTCCAGGGAATTGTCAGCCTTGGCGAAGCTCTATCACATCCTCTGCGACTGAAACTCATATGCATGCTTGCAGACAGGGAATGGTATGTATATGAGCTTGCCAAAGAACTAGATGTTTCCAGACAGGTACTGTATCTTCACCTGAAACGTCTTGAGAAAGCCGATATCGTTGAAAGTGATCTTCGCCTGGAAGAAGATGATATGCGTGCCAAGAAATTCTTTAAGTTAAAGGAATTTGATATAAAATTGGACGTTCAGGACCTTAAAGACATCTTTGAGACAGAAACAATCCCAAAAAAGAATTGATATTTATTCCTCATCGAGCCCTTTTGTACCGAATATATAATTGGCAACCCTTACAGCATCCCTGTCTCCTGTTACTTTTTCCTCTGAATCACTGAGTTTGACAACAGGAATATCATTGATTTTATGCAACTTGATCACAATGTTCAGGGGAGGATTTTCCTTGAAGAATCCTGAGTTATTGGTCAGGCTTGTACCTATACCGAAACTGCATTTGATTTTACCCTTACAATATTCCTGTATCCTGATTGCATCTTCGGCTTCAAGGGAATTACTGAATACTGCCATTTTCTGCGAAGGATCAATTCCAAGAGATTTGTAATGTTGAATTGCCTTGTCAATGAAAATATAAGGATCACCACTATCATGCCTGATACCATCATAAAGACGTGCCAGGCGACCATCAAAGTTGTTGAAGAAGGCGTCACATCCATAAGTATCTGCAAGGGCAATCCCGAGCCTGCCATCATAAACTTTAACCCAGTTTTCAAAGGCAAATTTATTGGCATTGCGCAAACCCACAAGGGCAGAATTACCCATAATCCATTCATGGCCTATAGTACCTATCGGCCGGGTTCCATATTTCATTGCGAGATATACATTACTGGTACCCGCAAAACTTGTGGCTCGATTTAAGGTTTCCACGACCCTATCATGAAGTTCAAAACTGCGACGACGGCGAGTTCCAAATTCACTGAGTACACATCCGGAATTATCAAGTTTGTCAGATACTTCTTTAATCATATCTCCATATTTGTCCAGAAGGTCACCTTTTGAAAGATATCCATCGGCCCAGTTATTTTCAATTGTCTCAAAATAAAGTTCAGAAACTGTAGCCATAAGCACGATTTCCCAGAGAATTGTACTATGCCACGGCCCTCTGATACATATATCAAGATTATTGTCATCCGTCAGGGATATTTCAACCTCATCGGGATTAAAGCGGTAATTCTGTAGATGGTCAAGATAGGTATGCTTGAAAAAAGGACAATTCTTTCCCAGCCAATGCCTTTCTTCATCAAGAAGGCGTAATTTGGGAATTTCTTCCCGGACTATATATTCAAGTTCTTCCTTGAACCGGGGGTTGAAACGTTGGTCTCCACGGTTTATGAAGCGATATTCTGCCTGTGCTTCAGGAAAAAGCTCAAGTACTGCCATTTGCATGGTCAGCTTGTACATATCATTATCAAGTATTGACCGGATCACCGTATTGCCTTCAGATAATTGTAACATTTATTAGAGGAATAACAGCCCTTCTGTATTGCATTACAACTATTTAATATAAATGCCTACGATGTATTAAATCGGAGATCGGTAGGAGAAGAGAAAGTATGGAAAAGAAAGAGGAAGAACTTGAAGGTGAAGGCTTTGATGAATTACTTCGCTATACTTTTCCGGGTTATATTTTAGGTTTGATTGCCGGTATATTTCTTGATATTCAGGGCTACCAGACCAATCCCTATGGCCAGTGGATTGTAAGAACTCTTGCAGGCGAGGGAGAATCAATACTCGAAGGTTTGTATTCCATCAGGCAACATCTGGAAGGTGCAGCTGGATCAATGGCTCAGGCATACGGATGGGGTAAATTTTTTGGTATCACAATCCCATGGATAATAGATGCTGCAAGCCGAATGGCAGGAGTGGATGTATATGGAATACAGGGATTCTATATTCCTTACTTTTATGCTCTTAGTGATCAAATTGGTGCCAATATTTCCGGACTTGTGTATCTCAAACGAATCGAAGGTACATGGTCTGCAGGAATAGAGCGATACCTGCACCATCCGGTGATGCTTACCAGTATTGCTGTAATCCTGCTGGTGCCGTTGGGATTGCTTTCAGCCCGAATTCTCGGATTCAGCCCTACAACACAGACTTTCACTGCCTTTGAAACAATTGTAGCAAATCTCTGCTGGCTGCCTCCTGTTGTTGGATGGATGGTTCAAAAAGGTAAGTAAATCGCTCGAAGCATTCATATAACTTGTACTGTTCTGTTGCATAAAAAGACGAACTGCAACGGAAATTGAAAAACTATGGCCAAATATCCTGAAAAAACTAATTCTCCTGAAATACTATCGCCTGCAGGGAATTATGATGCACTGCTGGGCGCTATCAAGGGAGGAGCTGATGCTATATATCTGGGGGTTGGTGAATTTAATGCTCGTCAGGGTGCATCCAATTTTACACCCGAAGAGATGGAAAATGCAATAGATCTTGCCCATTTGCATGGAATCTCAGTATATCTGGCATTCAATGTGCCGGTAAAAGAAACGGAACTACAGGATGCAATCGATATCATAGACTGCGCCTATGCAGCAGGAATTGACGCAGTTATCATGAGGGATTTCGGATTTATAGACCTGGTCAAAAAGAACTATCCTGACCTGTCCATACATGGGAGCACCCAGCTCAATACCAATAACACTGAAACTGTCAAATTTCTGGAAACACTTGGCCTCTCAAGAATAATCGTAGCAAGGGAACTTGACACTGCAGAATTGAAACACATCATTGACAGCACCGACATGGATATCGAAATCTTTGCCCATGGCGCTCTTTGTTATTCTTACTCCGGACAATGTCTCTTTAGCAGCTTTGCTGCCAACAGGAGCGCAAACCGCGGAGCTTGTGCCCAGCCTTGCAGATGGAAATTCGACCTGTTTATCAACGGCAAGGACATGAACCACCACATCGGCGGTGTATCTCCCATAAGTTGTGCCGAACTCTGCACCCTGCCGGGTTTGGAAGAACTCATCAACACAGGTATCAAAAGTCTCAAGATCGAAGGACGTATGAAAAGAGCTGAGTATGTGACCGCCAGTTCAGAAATATACAAAGAGACTGCAGAGATAATCTGCCAGGATAAAAAACCCGATTCCAACTGGTTGAAGGAAAAAGAAAACGATCTGGCAAAAATATTTTACAGGGGCTTTACCCGTGGGTTTGTACTGAGTGACAGGAATGTGACCCACCCCGAATACAGTTCCAGTTATGGGGCATTTCTGGGTAAGACACGCCGGGTAAAACGAAGTAAAAATGCTGCATCCATTAAGGTCAAATTGAACCAGACACTTGAAGTCAATGATGGAATAAGTATCCATACAAGACAAAGGATGCTTGGATCAAAGGTTGAAAAACTCACAGTTGACGGCGGGGAAGTTGAGGTAGCAGAAAAAGGGAGTATTCCCTACATACATATCAGTCCTAAAACCGTAAAATCTGTAAAGACCGGGGATGATGTATACCTGAATACAGACGTATCCCTTCTGGAAGAAATGGGTAAAAGGGATGTTAAAAAGGTACCCGTGAATTTCCAGATACGTGCAAATATCGACAGGCAACTGGAAATCACTGCTTCTGCAGGAGATATAGAGGTGCTTCATGTATCCGATTATCTTGTACAGGAGCCAAAAAAAGCCCCTACTTCTGTAGAACAGATTACTGACATAATAAAAAGACTGGGAGATACTCCATATATAGCAGATGAAATTGAGTTGAAAGGCCAGGAAGATATCTTTATCCCCCTCGGGGAACTCACCCGGGCCCGTCGCAACGTGGTGGAAAAACTACAGGAGAAGCAACTGGAAATCTACCACCGCCAGCCCAAAAGCCCAGAATTACCAGCATCCATACACAAACCCGAAGACAAAATTCCAGATAAATTACTCCTATCTGTAGAAGTAGCAGATATAGAGGGAGCAAAAGCAGCTGCTGACAGCGGAGCAGACATCATATATATCCCAGCGGATCTATTCGACAAAGTCGAGAATGACAAAGACCTCGGTCAAAAAATTAAAAGGAATAATATTGAAATAGTACTCACATTGCCTGCTATTATTCATGAGGATGAGCTCGGAGAATGGGCAGATATCCTTGGAAAAATAAAAACAAGAGGATATACTATCGGCTGTGGTGAGCCTGGAATACTTCGTTTGGCACACCAGATGGAAATTAAATGTGTTGGACTGAAAAATTTCACTATTTTTAATTCCCTAACTACAAATGTGTTACAGGCAAATGGTGCATCCCGTGTAATACTTTCCCCGGAACTTAGCCTTGAAGAAATGAAGGATGTTGTGAAGGCGTCAGATTATACTATCCAATTTGAGGCTATAGCATACGGCAGGCAGCAATTACTTGTTACCGAACATGACCTGCTCAAACCTATTGTGGATAAAGGCTTCTATGATGAAGATAGTAATGCTTTCCTCCAGCACAAAAAGACAGACAGGTACCCCGTTAAAAGATGGAGAAACAGAACTGTGATCTATGATTCCCATGTCATCAATATGTTGAATAATATAGATGACATGAAGAATACCGGTATAGATGTTCTTCGTTTAGAATTCCCACAGGAAAGTCATCGGAAAGTAGCAATTGTCGTTTCTGAGTTTAAGAAGATTCTGGATGGAAAAGGCAAAAAAAACATTCCTGACTCAAAGGTATATTCCAGAGGACTCTATTACACAGGCATCTAAAGTGTTTCAACATAAATTGAAATAGACAGGTTTATATACCTTCATTTCAATTAATATTGAAATAGAGGTTGCACAATGCCTGACCAATCATTAATTTATCACCTTGCTATCGTAGGACTGGAATCCGTACAGGAATACCTGGCACTACATGTACTGCTATGTCTGGTGCCGGCCTTTTTCCTGGCCGGAGCTATAGCATCCCTCTTTTCCAAAGAATCTGTACTGAGATTCTTCGGCAATGAGACCCCAAAATACATTTCATACCCCGTTGCTGCAGTTTCAGGCTGCCTGCTTGCAGTATGCAGCTGTACTGTACTTCCGCTTTTTGCAGGAATCTATCGCAGGGGTGCAGGGATCGGTCCTGCAACTACCTTCCTGTTCTCGGCACCAGCAATAAACATCCTGGCAATTGTCTACACAGCAAAAATCCTGGGATATGACCTGGGAGTGGCAAGAGCTGTAATTGCAATCCTTCTGTCAATCGCTATTGGACTTACAATGGCGGCCGTATTCGAGCGCCACAGGGAAAAAAAGGAAGGAATAAAAAATTTTGGTGGAAAAAGGCATGCTCATAGTGCATATCTTTTCCTTCTCCTTCTGGCAATCCTCGTTGTTCCGGAGATACTTACAGAATGGATTCCGCTGCTAGCCGTGGAAACTGTGCTTGTTATTATAACAGTATTGCTATCATTCAACTGGTTCAGTAAAGATGAATTGAAAGACTGGATGGCAGAGACATGGTTCCTGGTTAAACAAATTACACCTCTCCTTTTGTTTGGTGTTTTCTTTGCAGGTATTATGGTGGAACTGCTCCCGGCAGAATATGTGGCTGCAGTGGTTGGAGGAGCATCATTCGGTGCAAGTTTCATAGCATCGGTTGCCGCAGCACTGATGTATTTCTCCACCCTGACAGAAGTGCCTATAATCAGCGCCCTTACAGAACTTGGAATGGGAAGAGGTCCGGCCCTGGCGATGTTGCTTGCAGGCCCTGCACTGAGTCTTCCGAATATGATCGTAATCAGCAGGATAATGGGAGTGAAAAAAGCTTCCATTTACATAGCTTTGGTAGTAACAGTGGCATCAATCGCCGGTCTTATATTCGGCCTTTATTTTGTATGAAGAGGTAAAATATGAAAATACTTGTGATTTCGGATATACATGGGAATATGAAAGCTCTGGAAACTGCAATGGAAATTCCTCATGACGAGGTTATCTGTCTGGGTGATCTGGTTGATTATGGTCCATCACCCAGAGAGGTAATAGATTTCATGATGGAAAACAATATTCCCGTTATAAAGGGAAACCATGATAATGCAGTTGCAACAGGAATTGATTGTGGCTGCAGTTATGAAATCAAGCATCTTTCAATTGCCACCAGGGATTACACAAAAGACCAGCTGGATGATAGACAGCTGGATTTCCTGAAGAACCTTCCTGCGAAAATTAAAAAAGAATACAGAGGAGGCAGTGTATTATTTACACATGGAAGTCCCAGATCCTTTTATGAATATATAAAACCGCAGACATCTGATGCAGAAGTACAGGAAATGCTGGAAGGAGTGGAAGCGGATCTGCTGGTGGTCGGCCATTCACATATTCCAATGACAAGGAATGTTGGAAATATCACCATTGTAAATCCCGGATCAGCAGGACAGCCACGGGATGGCATTCCCCGCGCATCCTGTGCAGTTTTGGATACAGATTCAATGGAATTCGAAATATACAGGCTGGAATACGATATGGATAGCGTAGTGGACAAAATAAGAGAAAGGATGCCCCACTGTGATGAACTTATATCAATACTTGTAAATGCAGGCGTAAACAAAAAAGAAAACTAACTATAGGGAAAATGAAAGGAGAAAATCAAATGAAAATAGAAATTCTTGGAACCGGATGTGCAAAGTGCAAGAAGACCTTTGAAGTTGTCGAAAAGGCAGTAAATGAAGCAGGGATTGAAGCCGAGATCACAAAAGTTGAAGATATTAACAGTATTATGGATTATGGTGTAATGGTAACACCAGCAGTTGTTGTAGATGGTGATGTAAAGATTGCAGGCAAGATTCCTTCAGTCGATGATGTAAAGGAATGGATACAATAACCAGAGGGAAAATATGACCGATAATAACTGTTGTTGTTCCTCAGTAGTAGGAATATTCCCCTGTTCGGGAGCCTCCAATGTAGGACAACTGGCAAATCAGGCAGCAATCGAAATGACCAAAAATGGCAAGGGAAACATGATGTGTACAGTGGGCATCGGTGGCCGTATTGCAGGCCTTATGAAATCAGCAGAAGGAGCTGATGAGGTCGTGGCTATTGATGGATGCCCACTAAACTGTGCGAAGAAAACCCTGGAAAATGCCGGGATCGATGTAAATGAACATGTAATCATAACCGAACTTGGCATCAAGAAAAACAAGGATCTGGATCTCAAACAGGAACAGGTCAATGAAGTCCTTGAAAAAATCAATTCTTAAAGTCCAAAAGTAGATTCTAATTTAATGGAAGGGGATAAAACCTTCCATGTTTTTTGCTCAGGCACGATCCATCTTACGATAACCTTCAACAAGATCCAGATTCACACTGGAAACTTTTTGTTTAAAATCCATTAGGCCCTGATCGACCAATGGCAATTCTGTGACATCTTTCTCGCTCAGCACAGTGTGGCCTACAGGCACACTTTTGGATACCGGTAGACGGACACCCTGTACCGTAGCATTATGGAGTATCACCACATCATCTTCAAGGACACTGTCAAATACTACCGCACCAAAACCTATGAAACATCTTTTACCCAGCTGGCACGGTCCATGCACAATGCACCCATGAGCCAGTGAGGTACCTTCATCGATAACTACTTTCGATCCTTCAACTCCATGAAGAACCACATTGTCCTGAATATTACATCCTTTTCCGATAACAATAGATGCACCCGGTTCATCTGCCCGTATTACAGCATTTGGCGCTACAAGGACATCTGCTTCTATCCTCACATTTCCCATTACAACGGCGCTGTCAGCAATCCAGGCACTCTCATCGATTTGTGGTTTGTCTCCCGCTGGGTTTTTCATGATTAATTCTCCTGTTATCCCTATAAAGGATAATTACAACTATAATAGATAGCCAAATATATGAATTATATTGTAATATATAATTCATTACAGTATAGAGAGGTCAGCAATGAATCTCAAAAATCTTCTTCAAAAATACAAAAACGGTGAAATCGGGATTGATGATACCCAAGCTCGTATCCGGTCCCTGGGTTATGTTCCGGTATGTGATGTCGCCAACATCGATACCTTCAGGAAACACAGGACAGGCATCATGGAAGCAGTACTTGCAGAAGGAAAAACACCGGAAGATATTCTGGAAATTTCAAAAGCCCAGATTGGGGCAACTGGTCGTGTCCTTATTACCCGCCTTAATGAAGATCAATCCTCGTGTCTGGAAAATGAATTTGGTAGTGAGCGGATAGATTGGGGAATCCACCACAGGACTGCAGCTGTGCATGACGGGACAAACATCGTAAAGACCGGAGGTGTTGTGGCTATAATTTCAGCCGGTACTGCTGATATCGATGTTGCAGAAGAAGCACGTATGACGGCAGCGGAGATGGGATGTGAGACTGTGAAGATATATGATGTGGGAGTTGCCGGTCTTCACAGGTTGCTCAACGAAGTAAAGAACCTGGAATCTGACAGACCGGATGCTGTAGTAGTTGCCGCCGGCCGGGAGGGTACATTACCAACCGTGGTATCGAGCCTTTTTGATGTACCTGTAATAGGTCTGCCTGTATCCACCGGATATGGAATAGGAGAAAAGGGCGAAGCTGCCCTGTATTCGATGTTACAGTCATGCTCGGTTCTGTCTGTTGTTAACATCGATGCAGGTTTTGTTGCCGGATCATTCGCAGGCAGGATCGCAAATACGGTTGCTGCTGCAAGAGAACAGACTAATTCAGTAGTTATTGAGAATCAACAAGGGCGATCATAATGAAAATTCTACTGTTCGATCCATTCTCCGGTGCTGCCGGAGATATGATTATAGGTTCATTGATTTCACTCGGAGCCGATGGAAACAAAATAAAAGAGACTCTCGAATCAATACTTGATATCTCAATGCTTTTTGAAAAAAAAGTCAAACTGGGAATTGAATCTGTTGATGTAAAATTCAATATACCCGGCTTTGAAACTGCTAGAAGTTACCGGGAAATCGAGAATTTCATAAAGGGATGCGGCCTTGATTCAGATATAGAAAACGATGCTAACAGTGTTTTTGGTATCCTTGCAGATGCTGAATCAAAAGTTCATGGAAAGCCAATTGAAGAATTACATTTCCATGAAGTTGGACAAGCCGATGCTCTTGCAGATATCATCGGCTCATGCATTGCAATGAATGAGCTGGGTGTCAGAGAAGTACTTTGCCTGCCAATAAATACAGGGACAGGGACGGTAAACACATCTCATGGAATTATGCCGATACCTGCCCCTGCAACCCTTGAAATATTAAAAACGTCGGAACTGGAATTTTATGGCAAAGGAAATACGGAACTCCTGACACCCACAGGTGCTGCTTTACTGGCCCATTTTGCAAAAACCACCCTGTCCATTCCTGCCGGAAAGGTTAGGGATACAGGATACGGGGCAGGAGATATCGACACTGATTGGCCTAATGTGCTGCGTGCTTTTATGATAGAAACAGAAAAATCCTTATCCAGGGATGAAGTGGAAGTACTTGAAACAAATGTAGACGATGTAACCGGGGAAGTACTGGGAAATCTTTTTGATCGTTTACTGGAAAATGGTGCTAAAGATGTATCTATAATACCTGCGACAATGAAAAAGGGAAGAGCAGGACATATCATCAAGGTTGTAACTCACTCACATCATGGTGAGGAACTTGCCAGGATAATCATGGAAGAAACCGGAAGTCTGGGTATCCGGACTATCCCCACAAAACACCGGTATATAGCAGACCGCAAGATGGGAACAGTGGAACTGGAAATTAACGATACTCCCTACCAGATTGCAATCAAGATAGCCTACACACCAGACAGTGGCATATTACACATCTCAGCAGAATATGATGATTGTAAAGAGGTCTCAAAAAATACCGGAATTCCGGTCAGGGAAATTATAAGAAAAGCCCAAACAAAGGCCAGAGATAAATATGAATGAAATTCGAATTTCATTACCTTTAATGCATGGGCCCAATCTAAATTAAACTTCGTCTTCTTCATTTGATAGGCGATTTCCCTCGTAATAATCCTGCTGCTTTGCTATTTTATTGAATTTTTTGCAGGCACGAACCCATAAACAAAGAGGTCTCTCACTGTTTTTTTTACATGTTTTAAGAGCCATAAACTACCTCCAGATTAAACTTGAACAAGATTGAATTTAAAGTTTTTCACCGAATATGGATATTCAAAGTATATATGAAAAAAGACAAAAATTAGTATGAGGATGTCAGAGTGACCATTTCAGATGCTACTTTGATAAGCCGATACCAGGTATTCAATGTGGACCTCATCGATATTAGGTCATCTGATTTAACCCTCATTACCAACTGATAGTCCTTGACATCTATTTCTATTGATGAACGATCGGTAACCAATCTATCCAGTTCTGGTTTTACAGACAGGTACAATTTACGGGCATCCGGAGTTTCAATGATTGTTTCAGAAGATGAATCCATACTTAATCATCCGTTGTCTTGAACCCTTTTACCTTTAGATTGAATAGATTATTGCCATTACAATAAAAACTCATTAAATCATCATCTACCTGAATAGAACACGTGGAGTTATTATCACTTTCAGGTAATAAATCAGCGAGTAATCCTGCCAGTTTACCATTGCCTTTAATGGCTGGCATACTGCCCTTTGAAGAAGATTTTTTGGGTTTGTCATGGAATGCAACATTCATCCATATGGATAATTGTTGTTGGCCTTCACTATCAAAAAATGTCAGACTGGCAGGATTGCCATGATATTGTCCTACAATAAGCAGGGTTTCAGTATCCATACCATACAGTATGTCCTCCAAACCACTTTTACCCCGTGTGACATACTCGCAGTGAAAAAAAGATGCAAGATACTTACAAAGGGTACGGGTTGGAGGTGAAGGAGAGCGTGATGAGGAAATTAACATCCTCTCACTCTGCTTTCAATGTCTTTATAGTGGTAGGTCTTCCTTTTACAAGAATACGATTCCCACAATAAGGACAGCGTATTCCGGTGTACTGGTAGTCAATTTCAACTGCTCTCTTACACCGGGTACATTTATAATCCATATATATTACTCAACCTGTTCAACTGCCTTTTTAACGGTTCTGGATATCGTTTTGCCCACAGAGGTGGATGGGGTATATGTACCACCGGCAAATGTATGGCCACATTTCCTGCAT harbors:
- a CDS encoding ArsR/SmtB family transcription factor, which produces MQKKLQGIVSLGEALSHPLRLKLICMLADREWYVYELAKELDVSRQVLYLHLKRLEKADIVESDLRLEEDDMRAKKFFKLKEFDIKLDVQDLKDIFETETIPKKN
- the pncB gene encoding nicotinate phosphoribosyltransferase; the encoded protein is MLQLSEGNTVIRSILDNDMYKLTMQMAVLELFPEAQAEYRFINRGDQRFNPRFKEELEYIVREEIPKLRLLDEERHWLGKNCPFFKHTYLDHLQNYRFNPDEVEISLTDDNNLDICIRGPWHSTILWEIVLMATVSELYFETIENNWADGYLSKGDLLDKYGDMIKEVSDKLDNSGCVLSEFGTRRRRSFELHDRVVETLNRATSFAGTSNVYLAMKYGTRPIGTIGHEWIMGNSALVGLRNANKFAFENWVKVYDGRLGIALADTYGCDAFFNNFDGRLARLYDGIRHDSGDPYIFIDKAIQHYKSLGIDPSQKMAVFSNSLEAEDAIRIQEYCKGKIKCSFGIGTSLTNNSGFFKENPPLNIVIKLHKINDIPVVKLSDSEEKVTGDRDAVRVANYIFGTKGLDEE
- a CDS encoding DUF3656 domain-containing U32 family peptidase, which codes for MAKYPEKTNSPEILSPAGNYDALLGAIKGGADAIYLGVGEFNARQGASNFTPEEMENAIDLAHLHGISVYLAFNVPVKETELQDAIDIIDCAYAAGIDAVIMRDFGFIDLVKKNYPDLSIHGSTQLNTNNTETVKFLETLGLSRIIVARELDTAELKHIIDSTDMDIEIFAHGALCYSYSGQCLFSSFAANRSANRGACAQPCRWKFDLFINGKDMNHHIGGVSPISCAELCTLPGLEELINTGIKSLKIEGRMKRAEYVTASSEIYKETAEIICQDKKPDSNWLKEKENDLAKIFYRGFTRGFVLSDRNVTHPEYSSSYGAFLGKTRRVKRSKNAASIKVKLNQTLEVNDGISIHTRQRMLGSKVEKLTVDGGEVEVAEKGSIPYIHISPKTVKSVKTGDDVYLNTDVSLLEEMGKRDVKKVPVNFQIRANIDRQLEITASAGDIEVLHVSDYLVQEPKKAPTSVEQITDIIKRLGDTPYIADEIELKGQEDIFIPLGELTRARRNVVEKLQEKQLEIYHRQPKSPELPASIHKPEDKIPDKLLLSVEVADIEGAKAAADSGADIIYIPADLFDKVENDKDLGQKIKRNNIEIVLTLPAIIHEDELGEWADILGKIKTRGYTIGCGEPGILRLAHQMEIKCVGLKNFTIFNSLTTNVLQANGASRVILSPELSLEEMKDVVKASDYTIQFEAIAYGRQQLLVTEHDLLKPIVDKGFYDEDSNAFLQHKKTDRYPVKRWRNRTVIYDSHVINMLNNIDDMKNTGIDVLRLEFPQESHRKVAIVVSEFKKILDGKGKKNIPDSKVYSRGLYYTGI
- a CDS encoding permease; the encoded protein is MPDQSLIYHLAIVGLESVQEYLALHVLLCLVPAFFLAGAIASLFSKESVLRFFGNETPKYISYPVAAVSGCLLAVCSCTVLPLFAGIYRRGAGIGPATTFLFSAPAINILAIVYTAKILGYDLGVARAVIAILLSIAIGLTMAAVFERHREKKEGIKNFGGKRHAHSAYLFLLLLAILVVPEILTEWIPLLAVETVLVIITVLLSFNWFSKDELKDWMAETWFLVKQITPLLLFGVFFAGIMVELLPAEYVAAVVGGASFGASFIASVAAALMYFSTLTEVPIISALTELGMGRGPALAMLLAGPALSLPNMIVISRIMGVKKASIYIALVVTVASIAGLIFGLYFV
- a CDS encoding metallophosphoesterase family protein gives rise to the protein MKILVISDIHGNMKALETAMEIPHDEVICLGDLVDYGPSPREVIDFMMENNIPVIKGNHDNAVATGIDCGCSYEIKHLSIATRDYTKDQLDDRQLDFLKNLPAKIKKEYRGGSVLFTHGSPRSFYEYIKPQTSDAEVQEMLEGVEADLLVVGHSHIPMTRNVGNITIVNPGSAGQPRDGIPRASCAVLDTDSMEFEIYRLEYDMDSVVDKIRERMPHCDELISILVNAGVNKKEN
- a CDS encoding thioredoxin family protein, with protein sequence MKIEILGTGCAKCKKTFEVVEKAVNEAGIEAEITKVEDINSIMDYGVMVTPAVVVDGDVKIAGKIPSVDDVKEWIQ
- a CDS encoding putative zinc-binding protein; this translates as MTDNNCCCSSVVGIFPCSGASNVGQLANQAAIEMTKNGKGNMMCTVGIGGRIAGLMKSAEGADEVVAIDGCPLNCAKKTLENAGIDVNEHVIITELGIKKNKDLDLKQEQVNEVLEKINS
- a CDS encoding LbetaH domain-containing protein encodes the protein MKNPAGDKPQIDESAWIADSAVVMGNVRIEADVLVAPNAVIRADEPGASIVIGKGCNIQDNVVLHGVEGSKVVIDEGTSLAHGCIVHGPCQLGKRCFIGFGAVVFDSVLEDDVVILHNATVQGVRLPVSKSVPVGHTVLSEKDVTELPLVDQGLMDFKQKVSSVNLDLVEGYRKMDRA
- the larB gene encoding nickel pincer cofactor biosynthesis protein LarB: MNLKNLLQKYKNGEIGIDDTQARIRSLGYVPVCDVANIDTFRKHRTGIMEAVLAEGKTPEDILEISKAQIGATGRVLITRLNEDQSSCLENEFGSERIDWGIHHRTAAVHDGTNIVKTGGVVAIISAGTADIDVAEEARMTAAEMGCETVKIYDVGVAGLHRLLNEVKNLESDRPDAVVVAAGREGTLPTVVSSLFDVPVIGLPVSTGYGIGEKGEAALYSMLQSCSVLSVVNIDAGFVAGSFAGRIANTVAAAREQTNSVVIENQQGRS
- the larC gene encoding nickel pincer cofactor biosynthesis protein LarC, which gives rise to MKILLFDPFSGAAGDMIIGSLISLGADGNKIKETLESILDISMLFEKKVKLGIESVDVKFNIPGFETARSYREIENFIKGCGLDSDIENDANSVFGILADAESKVHGKPIEELHFHEVGQADALADIIGSCIAMNELGVREVLCLPINTGTGTVNTSHGIMPIPAPATLEILKTSELEFYGKGNTELLTPTGAALLAHFAKTTLSIPAGKVRDTGYGAGDIDTDWPNVLRAFMIETEKSLSRDEVEVLETNVDDVTGEVLGNLFDRLLENGAKDVSIIPATMKKGRAGHIIKVVTHSHHGEELARIIMEETGSLGIRTIPTKHRYIADRKMGTVELEINDTPYQIAIKIAYTPDSGILHISAEYDDCKEVSKNTGIPVREIIRKAQTKARDKYE
- a CDS encoding KEOPS complex subunit Pcc1, producing MDSSSETIIETPDARKLYLSVKPELDRLVTDRSSIEIDVKDYQLVMRVKSDDLISMRSTLNTWYRLIKVASEMVTLTSSY
- a CDS encoding rRNA maturation protein encodes the protein MLISSSRSPSPPTRTLCKYLASFFHCEYVTRGKSGLEDILYGMDTETLLIVGQYHGNPASLTFFDSEGQQQLSIWMNVAFHDKPKKSSSKGSMPAIKGNGKLAGLLADLLPESDNNSTCSIQVDDDLMSFYCNGNNLFNLKVKGFKTTDD
- a CDS encoding DNA-directed RNA polymerase subunit P, which encodes MDYKCTRCKRAVEIDYQYTGIRCPYCGNRILVKGRPTTIKTLKAE